The sequence below is a genomic window from Streptomyces sp. B21-105.
TAGAGGAACGTGACGACGAGGGCCGGGCCCCACATCGTGTAGTCCCGCATCTGGAGGAAGGTCTGCTGCGGGGCGAGGACGATGCCCTTCAGCAGTGCCTTCCAGGGCAGGCGCGGACCGACCGGGCCGGCGGGCGCGGACCCGGCGTGGTAGGTGCCACCCTGGTTGTACGGGTCGTACTGCTGGTGGTCGTCGATCGAGAAGGCCTGGGTGTGGCCCGGGTTGTTCGCGGCGTACGGGTCGTGCGGGACGCCGCCGTGTCCGCCGGGACCACCCGGGGCGCCGTACGGGGCGTCGCCGCCGAAGTACTCCGGCTCGTCACCGCCGTGTCCGCCGTGGCCGCCGCCGTTCGCCTGCGGCCACTGACCGCCGCCCGCGCCGCCGTACTGCGGGCGCTGCGGGTACGGCTGCTGGGCCGACGGGTAGCCGTAGGACGGCCCGGAGGGACCCGCCGGACCCGACGGCCCCGAGGGACCCGACGGTCCTGAGGGCCGCGACGGTCCCTGGGGCGCCTGCTGCCCGTACGGAGGGTGTTGCGGTCGCGTTTGCGGGGCGCGGTTGTCCCGGGCGCCGCGTCCGATCCTGAATCCAGCCACGTCTTCGAACGTACCTGGTCCCGCGGAGTGACGTGCCAAGGCCGCCGTCCGCACATGGCTTTGCTGCCGAGCTGTGACATCCCCTAAGGGGAGTAACGGGGCTGGATCGGGGGGTTCTTCAGGGGTGTCACGGGGTGGCGAAGGGGTGTGGGGTGCGAGGTGCGGGTGGAGGGGAGGGGAACGGCGACGCCCCCGTGTCCGGGGACACGGGGGCGTCGGTACGGCGTCCGGGCTACGCGGTCACTTCACCGGCTGGGGCTCCGGCTCGCTCTCGGTTTCCGTCTCGCCGGCCGGGGGCTCGTCGTCGACCGGTGTCTTGACCGACTCCAGGAGGAGCTGGGAGACGTCCACGACCTGGATGGACTCCTTGGCCTTGCCCTCGTTCTTCTTGCCGTTGACCGAGTCGGTCAGCATGACGAGGCAGAACGGGCAGGCGGTGGAGACGATGTCGGGGTTGAGGGAGAGGGCTTCGTCGACGCGCTCGTTGTTGATGCGCTTGCCGATCCGCTCCTCCATCCACATCCGCGCGCCGCCCGCGCCGCAGCAGAAGCCGCGCTCCTTGTGGCGGTGCATCTCCTCGTTGCGCAGGCCCGGGACGTTGGCGATGATCTCGCGCGGCGGCGTGTAGATCTTGTTGTGCCGGCCCAGGTAGCAGGGGTCGTGGTAGGTGATGATGCCCTCGACCGGGGTCACCGGGATCAGCTTGCCCTCGTCCACCAGGTGCTGGAGCAGCTGGGTGTGGTGGATGACCTCGTAGTCGCCGCCGAGCTGCGGGTACTCGTTGCCGATGGTGTTGAGGCAGTGCGGGCAGGTGGCGACGATCTTCTTCGCCGACCTGGGCTTCTTCGACTCGGGCGTCACGTTGCCCTCGTCGTCCGTCTCCTCGCCGAACGCCATGTTCAGCGCCATGACGTTCTCCATGCCGAGCTCCTGGAACAGGGGCTCGTTGCCGAGGCGGCGGGCGGAGTCACCGGTGCACTTCTCGTCGCCGCCCATGATCGCGAACTTGACGCCCGCGATGTGCAGCAGCTCGGCGAAGGCTTTCGTCGTCTTCTTGGCGCGGTCCTCGAGGGCGCCGGCGCAGCCGACCCAGTACAGGTACTCGACCTCGGTGAGGTCCTCGATGTCCTTGCCGACGACCGGCACCTCGAAGTCGACTTCCTTGAGCCACTCGAGGCGCTGCTTCTTGGCCAGGCCCCAGGGGTTGCCCTTCTTCTCCAGGTTCTTGAGCATCGTGCCCGCCTCGGACGGGAACGCGGACTCGATCATCACCTGGTAGCGGCGCATGTCGACGATGTGGTCGACGTGCTCGATGTCGACGGGGCACTGCTCGACGCACGCGCCGCAGGTGGTGCAGGACCACAGGACGTCGGGGTCGATGACGCCGCCCGCGGCGAAGCCGCTGTCGGATACCGCTTGGGCGGCGCCGATGAGGGGACGCTCGGCCTCGGCGAGAGCGGCCGCGGGGACGTCCTTGAGCTGCTCCTCGGAGGCCTTCTCGTTGCCCTCCATGTCCTTGCCGCCGCCGGCCAGCAGGTACGGGGCCTTGGCGTGCGCGTGGTCGCGCAGGGACATGATGAGGAGCTTGGGGGAGAGCGGCTTGCCGGTGTTCCAGGCGGGGCACTGCGACTGGCAGCGTCCGCACTCGGTGCAGGTGGAGAAGTCCAGCAGGCCCTTCCAGGAGAACTGCTCGACCTGGGAGACGCCGAAGACGTCGTCGTCGCCGGGGTCGGTGAAGTCGATCGGCTTGCCGCCGGACGTCATCGGCTGCAACGCGCCCAGCGCCGTCCCGCCGGTCGCCTCGCGCTTGAACCAGATGTTCGGGAACGCCAGGAAGCGGTGCCAGGCAACGCCCATGTTGGTGTTGAGCGAGACCACGATCATCCAGATGAACGAGGTGCCGATCTTCACCATCGCGGTGAAGTAGACCAGCGTCTGGAGGGTGGGGACGCTCAGCCCCTTGAAGGCCAGCACCAGGGGGTACGAGGCGAAGTACCCGGCCTCGTAGTGGTCCACGTGGTGGAGGGCGCCCTCGAGGCCGCGCAGCGTGTAGATCGCGAGGCCGATGGTGAGGATGACGTACTCGACGAAGTACGCCTGGCCCGCCTTGGAGCCCGCGAAGCGGGACTTGCGGCCGGGGCGCGAGGGCAGGTTCGACAGCCGGATCGCGATGAGTACGACGATGCCGAGGATCGTCATCACACCGATGAACTCGGTGTACATCTCCAGCGGCAGCCAGTCGCCGACGACCGGCAGCGTCCAGTCGGCCTGGAAGAGCTGGCCGAAGGCCTGCGCCAGGGTCGGCGGCAGGGTGAGGAAGCCGATGGCGACGAACCAGTGGGCGAAGCCGACGATGCCCCAGCGGTTCATACGCGTGTGGCCGAGGAACTCCCGTACCAGGGTCACGCTGCGCGCGTAGGGGTTGTCGGTCCGGGCGCCGGCCGGGAGCGGCTGGCCCAGTTTGAAGTACCGGACGAACTGACCGATGGCGCGTGCGAGCAGCGCGACGCCGACCACGGTCAGGACCAGCGACACGATGATCGCGGCGAGTTGCATTTGGGGGCTCCTCGGGCCTGCGAGGGGACTTCGATCGAGATTACTAAGCGGTAACTTATGCAGTCCGTCTGAGAGTACCCCTTATTCTGCGTCGCACTGTAGCGGGGAGCGGAGTGATCTGAGTCGCTCAGGGTTCCCTCGGAATCAGGGGACAATCCGGCCGTGTTATTCGTACCAAATTGGTACATTTATGACTAATTTATATCCGTGCTCTACGGGATCGCTGCCGCCACCGCCGCCCTGTTCCTCGCCGCCGTCCTCGCCGCG
It includes:
- a CDS encoding Yip1 family protein translates to MAGFRIGRGARDNRAPQTRPQHPPYGQQAPQGPSRPSGPSGPSGPSGPAGPSGPSYGYPSAQQPYPQRPQYGGAGGGQWPQANGGGHGGHGGDEPEYFGGDAPYGAPGGPGGHGGVPHDPYAANNPGHTQAFSIDDHQQYDPYNQGGTYHAGSAPAGPVGPRLPWKALLKGIVLAPQQTFLQMRDYTMWGPALVVTFLYGLLAVFGFDGARSDAINATLSNAIPIVLTTAVAMVLSSLVLGVVTHTLARQLGGNGAWQPTVGLSMLIMSLTDAPRLVVAMFFGGDASFVQLLGWVTWVAAGALLTMMVSRSHDLPWPKALGASSIQLIALLSIVKLGTF
- a CDS encoding (Fe-S)-binding protein — translated: MQLAAIIVSLVLTVVGVALLARAIGQFVRYFKLGQPLPAGARTDNPYARSVTLVREFLGHTRMNRWGIVGFAHWFVAIGFLTLPPTLAQAFGQLFQADWTLPVVGDWLPLEMYTEFIGVMTILGIVVLIAIRLSNLPSRPGRKSRFAGSKAGQAYFVEYVILTIGLAIYTLRGLEGALHHVDHYEAGYFASYPLVLAFKGLSVPTLQTLVYFTAMVKIGTSFIWMIVVSLNTNMGVAWHRFLAFPNIWFKREATGGTALGALQPMTSGGKPIDFTDPGDDDVFGVSQVEQFSWKGLLDFSTCTECGRCQSQCPAWNTGKPLSPKLLIMSLRDHAHAKAPYLLAGGGKDMEGNEKASEEQLKDVPAAALAEAERPLIGAAQAVSDSGFAAGGVIDPDVLWSCTTCGACVEQCPVDIEHVDHIVDMRRYQVMIESAFPSEAGTMLKNLEKKGNPWGLAKKQRLEWLKEVDFEVPVVGKDIEDLTEVEYLYWVGCAGALEDRAKKTTKAFAELLHIAGVKFAIMGGDEKCTGDSARRLGNEPLFQELGMENVMALNMAFGEETDDEGNVTPESKKPRSAKKIVATCPHCLNTIGNEYPQLGGDYEVIHHTQLLQHLVDEGKLIPVTPVEGIITYHDPCYLGRHNKIYTPPREIIANVPGLRNEEMHRHKERGFCCGAGGARMWMEERIGKRINNERVDEALSLNPDIVSTACPFCLVMLTDSVNGKKNEGKAKESIQVVDVSQLLLESVKTPVDDEPPAGETETESEPEPQPVK